One region of Armatimonadia bacterium genomic DNA includes:
- a CDS encoding secretin N-terminal domain-containing protein: MVVTTNHCHARWPVARVVALICVCLTALPAFAADETDGSGALPINLTIKDESVANVMTMLSEAAGINIVVGQDVTGRIAGVNLRGVTLEEALRAIALSAGLNWYKQDMGYIVTSKPLPADALKPAEQEAWRPVLAAGAKEAPVVASALVRPSVSAAPVAPIVPAVPVVAGGTPIASSTGAAERALVATASVAAPVTGSVRPTLSAPVSPVVPLAAGRLTSAPAGSMAAIAPVIPAAAHTTAGAADAGGISGRTTAATSVTSPSGPEQTGQPVAGAPVAPVVPTVAAPRAGVAAETPATPAATVVPAPIATASQPTVVASAPTVAAAGPGSYESNNAGGPNGSDQLVESTVEAVPSAAPSTERVTKLIPVNYADPAELATLLGGTVKEGGDVGARMKSWRDQGSRRDRLSRNRGGDSGTTSASAGADDIWAQIGLGGGLGRGMGGGFGGSSSGFGGGGGFGGGGRRGGFGGGFGGAGGTGSMRPTGVDTVIAFMPQNALLVSGEPGAIDQLRELLTLLDQPAKQVEISTKFLEVELSDEKAAGIDWLVSNGSLEFFQLGFAPGTAVNNLVRWSRGKFEATLGITSSRNRGTVINEPHVVAQNNMPAYIEFSTQTYYTSAEITYNEFGQRTVDYTTEEVDIEQYLEVTPRINADDTVTMYLMPNMSDQVGTYTGPMGESAPIISDQYVETQVTVPDGETVVLGGIIRKQNQVNTKMTPLLSQLPIVGRLFQSRTLSTASSELLIFVTPRIVRAIPAP, from the coding sequence ATGGTCGTAACAACCAACCACTGCCACGCGCGCTGGCCTGTAGCAAGGGTGGTCGCTCTGATCTGCGTGTGCCTGACTGCACTGCCTGCCTTCGCGGCAGACGAGACGGACGGCTCAGGCGCTCTCCCGATCAACCTGACCATCAAAGACGAGTCGGTCGCCAACGTGATGACTATGTTGTCAGAGGCGGCTGGCATCAACATCGTGGTGGGACAGGATGTCACGGGACGGATCGCCGGCGTGAACCTGCGAGGTGTGACCCTCGAGGAAGCCCTCCGCGCCATAGCGCTCTCGGCTGGGCTCAATTGGTACAAGCAGGACATGGGCTACATCGTTACGTCGAAGCCGTTGCCTGCCGACGCGCTCAAGCCGGCGGAGCAAGAGGCTTGGCGGCCGGTCCTTGCGGCAGGCGCGAAGGAGGCCCCGGTGGTTGCCTCCGCGCTGGTTAGGCCATCCGTATCTGCGGCTCCGGTGGCTCCGATCGTTCCGGCTGTGCCCGTAGTTGCAGGGGGTACGCCCATCGCATCGTCGACGGGCGCTGCAGAGCGAGCGCTCGTCGCAACTGCGTCGGTGGCTGCGCCGGTCACGGGCAGCGTCCGACCGACGCTGTCGGCTCCGGTGAGCCCAGTGGTGCCTCTGGCCGCCGGGCGTCTGACGAGTGCTCCTGCAGGCAGCATGGCTGCAATTGCCCCCGTCATCCCAGCGGCGGCGCACACCACTGCGGGCGCGGCTGACGCCGGCGGCATCTCCGGCCGCACGACAGCTGCAACGTCGGTGACGTCGCCGTCAGGCCCTGAGCAGACAGGGCAGCCGGTCGCCGGTGCGCCGGTTGCACCAGTCGTGCCGACAGTGGCCGCACCTCGCGCGGGTGTAGCTGCAGAGACGCCGGCGACGCCTGCTGCGACGGTCGTTCCGGCGCCGATTGCGACGGCGAGTCAGCCGACCGTAGTTGCGAGCGCTCCAACGGTAGCCGCGGCTGGCCCGGGCAGTTACGAATCGAACAATGCTGGTGGCCCGAACGGGTCCGACCAGCTTGTGGAGAGCACTGTGGAGGCGGTGCCGAGCGCAGCGCCGAGCACCGAGCGTGTGACGAAGCTGATCCCCGTGAACTACGCCGACCCGGCCGAACTCGCTACTCTTCTGGGCGGAACGGTCAAAGAGGGCGGCGACGTTGGCGCGCGGATGAAGTCCTGGCGTGACCAGGGGTCCCGGAGGGACCGTCTCTCGCGGAATCGGGGTGGCGATAGCGGCACAACGTCGGCCTCGGCCGGTGCGGACGACATCTGGGCACAGATTGGCCTCGGTGGCGGCCTTGGCCGTGGGATGGGCGGCGGCTTCGGCGGGTCAAGCAGCGGATTTGGCGGCGGCGGCGGTTTCGGCGGCGGTGGCCGTCGGGGCGGCTTTGGCGGCGGGTTCGGCGGGGCGGGTGGCACCGGTAGCATGCGCCCGACGGGTGTGGACACCGTGATCGCCTTCATGCCGCAGAACGCGCTTCTCGTGTCCGGCGAACCGGGTGCCATCGACCAGCTCCGAGAGCTGCTGACGCTGCTGGACCAGCCGGCAAAGCAGGTTGAGATATCGACGAAGTTCCTTGAGGTCGAGCTCTCCGACGAGAAGGCGGCCGGCATCGACTGGCTCGTATCCAACGGCAGCCTCGAGTTCTTCCAGCTTGGGTTTGCTCCGGGCACCGCTGTCAACAACTTGGTCCGCTGGTCACGCGGCAAGTTCGAGGCGACCCTTGGCATTACCTCGAGCCGCAACCGTGGTACTGTGATCAACGAGCCGCATGTGGTCGCGCAGAACAACATGCCGGCATACATCGAGTTCTCGACGCAGACCTACTACACGTCGGCCGAGATCACCTATAACGAGTTCGGACAGCGCACCGTTGACTATACGACTGAAGAAGTCGACATCGAGCAGTACCTTGAGGTAACGCCGCGTATCAATGCGGACGACACGGTCACGATGTACCTGATGCCGAACATGTCGGACCAGGTCGGGACATACACCGGTCCGATGGGTGAGTCCGCACCGATCATCAGCGACCAGTATGTGGAGACTCAGGTCACCGTTCCCGACGGCGAGACAGTCGTTCTTGGTGGCATCATCCGCAAGCAGAACCAGGTCAACACCAAGATGACCCCGCTGCTCTCGCAACTGCCGATCGTTGGCCGCCTGTTCCAGTCACGGACGCTGAGCACGGCGTCCTCTGAGCTGCTCATCTTCGTAACCCCTCGGATTGTGCGGGCAATCCCCGCGCCGTAG
- the aroC gene encoding chorismate synthase, protein MFRYLTAGESHGPALTAILDGMPAGVPIVAATLDAELARRQRGYGRGGRMAIEQDRVELLSGVRHGESLGSPIGLKIRNRDWPNWSEEMCADSMPDGWRSGRAVRTPRPGHADLSGATKYAHEDMRNVLERASARETAARVAIGSLARCLLGAAGIEVRSLVVRIGSAVYEGPQEWSPELLRAAEASDVRCPDERSAESMRATIDAAREAGDTVGGVFEVRAFGVPPGVGSHVASDRRLDGRLAGALMSIPAIKGVEVGMGFAAASGLGSEVHDEIALAEDTAAAWPFRRPTNRAGGLEGGISNGEPIVVRAAMKPIPTLTRPLQSVCLDGMAPVQAHAERSDVCAVPAAAVVGEAVVCFELARAFLEKFGGDHLRDVIAARDSYLRDRRSLWHWDE, encoded by the coding sequence TTGTTCCGGTATCTGACGGCTGGCGAATCGCATGGTCCGGCGCTAACCGCGATCCTTGACGGGATGCCCGCGGGGGTGCCCATTGTGGCCGCTACGCTCGACGCGGAACTGGCGCGACGCCAGCGAGGCTACGGGCGGGGCGGACGGATGGCGATTGAGCAGGACCGAGTCGAGTTGCTGTCGGGGGTGCGGCACGGCGAGTCGCTTGGCTCGCCGATCGGTCTGAAGATCCGCAACCGTGACTGGCCCAACTGGTCTGAGGAAATGTGCGCCGACTCGATGCCGGATGGCTGGCGTTCCGGGCGGGCGGTAAGGACCCCGCGGCCGGGCCATGCTGACCTGTCAGGGGCAACAAAGTACGCGCATGAAGACATGCGCAATGTACTCGAACGTGCGAGCGCCCGCGAAACTGCGGCGCGCGTTGCCATCGGCAGCCTGGCACGGTGTCTGCTTGGGGCGGCGGGCATCGAGGTGCGCAGCCTCGTTGTGCGGATAGGTAGCGCGGTGTATGAAGGGCCGCAGGAGTGGTCTCCTGAGTTGCTGCGTGCGGCGGAGGCCTCCGACGTGCGTTGCCCGGATGAGCGATCGGCAGAGTCAATGCGAGCGACCATTGACGCCGCACGGGAGGCCGGGGATACGGTTGGTGGGGTGTTCGAAGTGAGAGCCTTCGGGGTGCCTCCAGGAGTCGGAAGCCATGTCGCAAGTGATCGCCGGCTTGACGGGCGTCTTGCTGGCGCACTGATGAGCATCCCGGCGATCAAAGGGGTTGAGGTCGGGATGGGCTTCGCGGCAGCGTCCGGCCTGGGCTCGGAAGTCCATGATGAGATCGCCCTGGCGGAAGACACAGCGGCTGCCTGGCCTTTCAGAAGGCCGACGAACCGCGCTGGCGGGCTGGAAGGCGGCATCTCAAACGGCGAGCCGATCGTGGTAAGAGCCGCTATGAAGCCGATCCCAACCCTGACGCGTCCCCTACAGTCGGTCTGCCTCGACGGGATGGCGCCGGTCCAGGCGCATGCTGAGCGCAGCGACGTCTGTGCTGTTCCTGCCGCGGCGGTTGTCGGCGAGGCGGTCGTGTGCTTCGAGCTGGCTCGGGCCTTCCTGGAGAAGTTCGGCGGCGACCACCTCAGGGACGTCATCGCAGCACGCGACAGCTACCTGCGTGACCGCCGCTCCCTGTGGCACTGGGACGAGTGA
- the aroB gene encoding 3-dehydroquinate synthase — protein sequence MDLLPPARAVFITGFMGTGKTTNGSRLAGSLRLPFVDTDDVVEDLAGRKIKDIFAEDGEECFRELETEALRKVLRGPRSVVATGGGAMTRPENVSLMKAAGPVICLEARAETIQHRTGRRCERPLLLTSSPLDTIRELLAARAEAYAQADFRVSTDHGERETILREMRSALGSDARGCLLVQPFTRVPVCAGNGEYGVHLAPDALRSLGRLCPPLVAGTRCAVVTNETVGRLFGERVLESLHAVGWEPRLATIPDGEAHKTLKTVSMLYDALVDAGVDAGGAVFALGGGVVGDVAGFVAATYRRGIRFAQLPTTLLAQVDASVGGKVAVDHPKGKNLIGAFYQPSAVVVDTGTLVTLPERELRCGLAEVIKHAIIADVALFEYLEENLHEFVALDCLAVRYVVARNCQIKAHFVEQDPFDRGVRAALNYGHTIGHALERAAGDWQLHHGEAVAVGIAAEARVALELGLCDAETVHRQIALLEQAGLPTYVPGIDADAAWTALQQDKKIAAGALRLPLVPRIGAVEVRERVAPETLLGALTMACGEPHGS from the coding sequence ATGGACTTGCTGCCACCGGCACGCGCCGTGTTCATCACGGGTTTCATGGGAACCGGCAAGACGACGAATGGAAGTAGGCTGGCCGGGTCGCTGCGTCTTCCCTTCGTCGACACGGACGACGTCGTCGAGGACCTCGCAGGGAGGAAGATCAAGGACATCTTCGCCGAGGACGGCGAGGAGTGTTTCCGGGAGCTGGAGACCGAGGCGCTGAGGAAGGTGCTGCGAGGGCCACGGTCCGTGGTCGCGACGGGCGGCGGAGCAATGACGCGGCCCGAGAACGTTAGCCTGATGAAAGCCGCGGGACCGGTGATCTGCCTTGAGGCGCGGGCGGAGACGATCCAGCATCGAACTGGCCGGCGGTGCGAGCGCCCTCTGCTGCTCACGAGTTCTCCTCTTGACACCATCCGTGAGCTGCTTGCGGCGCGAGCCGAGGCCTATGCCCAGGCGGACTTCCGCGTCAGCACGGACCATGGTGAGCGCGAAACGATCCTGCGGGAGATGCGAAGTGCGCTGGGCAGCGATGCCCGGGGATGCCTGCTGGTGCAGCCCTTCACGCGCGTCCCAGTGTGTGCTGGGAACGGCGAGTATGGCGTTCACCTTGCGCCCGACGCACTGAGGAGCCTTGGGCGGCTCTGCCCGCCCCTGGTTGCCGGAACCCGCTGCGCCGTGGTGACGAACGAGACTGTTGGTAGGCTGTTCGGCGAGAGGGTTCTCGAGTCGCTGCATGCCGTGGGCTGGGAGCCCCGTCTGGCGACGATTCCTGACGGTGAGGCCCACAAAACGCTGAAGACCGTGTCCATGCTGTATGATGCTCTCGTCGATGCAGGTGTCGACGCGGGCGGTGCAGTCTTCGCCCTGGGTGGCGGGGTCGTGGGCGACGTCGCAGGCTTTGTGGCAGCCACCTACCGGCGCGGGATCCGCTTTGCGCAACTGCCGACCACGCTCCTCGCCCAGGTGGACGCGAGTGTGGGTGGCAAAGTTGCGGTGGACCACCCGAAGGGCAAGAATCTGATCGGCGCCTTCTACCAGCCATCCGCCGTTGTGGTCGACACCGGAACCCTTGTGACGCTTCCCGAGAGGGAGCTGCGCTGCGGCTTGGCTGAGGTGATCAAGCATGCGATCATCGCCGATGTTGCGTTGTTCGAGTACCTGGAGGAGAACCTGCACGAGTTCGTGGCGCTCGATTGCCTCGCGGTCCGCTATGTTGTGGCGCGCAACTGCCAGATCAAGGCCCACTTCGTAGAGCAGGACCCCTTTGACCGGGGCGTCCGAGCAGCCCTCAACTACGGCCACACAATCGGTCACGCCCTTGAGCGGGCCGCCGGCGACTGGCAGTTGCACCATGGCGAGGCGGTGGCAGTTGGCATCGCTGCGGAGGCACGGGTGGCCCTGGAGCTCGGGCTGTGTGATGCGGAGACAGTGCACCGGCAGATTGCTTTGCTGGAGCAGGCCGGCTTGCCGACGTACGTGCCCGGGATCGATGCCGATGCCGCGTGGACTGCGCTGCAGCAAGACAAGAAGATCGCTGCCGGGGCGCTCCGGCTGCCCCTGGTGCCCCGCATCGGGGCCGTCGAAGTGCGTGAGCGGGTGGCACCAGAAACCCTCCTGGGAGCTCTGACGATGGCGTGTGGTGAGCCGCACGGGAGCTAG
- a CDS encoding PASTA domain-containing protein, with translation MNRATGVLLALLEFVRGLAGIAVTLALFAAAGALVVMGLMGTAPKPVKVPALQGLPATDAQKVASATGLQLKVTGREFDPNIGQDRVISTKPYEGKRVKRGRVVECTVSKGPRSVLMPKVEGLTLPAAESRLGEKGLGIGDVRRKASDVPVDEVLSQDPEAGSQVERGHGIVLTVSGGRDFGRIVDPDGTTWLYRRVRVAVPRGAPLQRVQVILHDSDGNDDTVYDRVHRPGDAVSVDLIGRSGWRVEVLVTDKQVFSERL, from the coding sequence ATGAATAGAGCAACGGGAGTGCTGCTGGCCCTCTTGGAGTTCGTGCGAGGGCTCGCGGGAATTGCGGTAACCCTGGCGTTGTTCGCCGCCGCAGGCGCCCTGGTAGTAATGGGGCTCATGGGGACCGCGCCGAAGCCTGTAAAGGTGCCGGCGCTGCAAGGTCTGCCCGCAACGGACGCGCAGAAGGTGGCCTCTGCGACCGGTCTGCAGCTCAAAGTGACCGGACGCGAGTTCGACCCGAACATCGGTCAGGATCGGGTCATCTCCACCAAGCCCTATGAGGGAAAGCGCGTCAAGCGAGGGCGGGTGGTCGAGTGCACCGTCAGTAAGGGGCCGCGTTCGGTGTTGATGCCGAAGGTGGAGGGCCTGACGCTGCCTGCTGCGGAGAGCCGTCTCGGCGAGAAAGGCCTTGGGATTGGTGACGTCCGGCGCAAAGCCAGTGACGTGCCGGTCGACGAGGTGCTGAGCCAGGATCCTGAGGCGGGGAGCCAGGTTGAGCGCGGTCATGGGATCGTCCTGACCGTCAGTGGCGGGCGCGACTTCGGGCGCATCGTCGATCCAGACGGCACCACCTGGCTGTACCGGCGTGTGCGAGTTGCCGTTCCGCGGGGAGCGCCGCTGCAGCGGGTGCAGGTGATCCTGCACGACTCTGACGGCAACGATGACACCGTTTACGACCGCGTCCACCGGCCTGGTGATGCGGTGAGTGTCGACCTGATCGGGCGGTCCGGGTGGCGTGTGGAAGTGTTGGTGACGGACAAGCAGGTATTCTCCGAGCGACTGTGA
- a CDS encoding sigma-70 family RNA polymerase sigma factor, protein MTHLQADVAELIRRSREGDRASFDVLVRQHYSLAYNVAFRMLRDPDLACDATQAAFVRAYRAMPRFRQDATFSTWLYRIVTNVCLDQLRHQDRTVNSLTVQDEDDQGSLEEMEIPDERSDPAAAAEQRERQSLVQTALGRLQADHRAVLIMFDLNGLSYEEISETLGVPLGTVKSRLNRARHALKEALGSHLELFR, encoded by the coding sequence GTGACGCATTTGCAGGCCGATGTCGCCGAGCTGATCCGGCGCAGCAGGGAGGGGGACCGTGCCAGCTTCGATGTGCTGGTGCGGCAGCACTACTCCCTGGCCTATAACGTTGCCTTCCGCATGCTGCGCGACCCCGACCTCGCCTGCGACGCTACTCAGGCGGCCTTTGTGCGTGCCTACCGTGCCATGCCCCGCTTCCGCCAGGACGCGACCTTCTCCACCTGGCTCTACCGCATTGTCACCAATGTCTGCCTTGACCAGCTTCGACATCAGGACCGCACCGTCAACTCGCTCACGGTGCAGGACGAAGACGATCAGGGCTCCCTCGAGGAGATGGAGATCCCGGACGAGCGCAGCGATCCGGCAGCCGCGGCGGAGCAGCGCGAGCGCCAGAGCCTCGTGCAGACGGCCCTGGGCCGGCTGCAGGCCGACCACCGTGCCGTCTTGATCATGTTCGACCTGAACGGGCTCTCCTACGAGGAGATCTCCGAGACCCTGGGAGTGCCCTTGGGCACCGTCAAATCGCGCCTGAACCGGGCTCGACACGCCCTCAAAGAGGCGCTTGGGTCGCACCTGGAACTTTTCCGCTAA